The following proteins are co-located in the Methanobacterium sp. Maddingley MBC34 genome:
- a CDS encoding transcriptional regulator (PFAM: MarR family), translating into MNKELELVESMDKLSDLMRKFQTQLRTGDLKEYTLRQLYYIELIDKNQGISVSELAKKLHVKKSTVSIAINQLIDLGIVIKIQSNSDKRFYSLQLTSKGNQIMEMHKQVHKNTIKKISKILNPEEVENFVKIVNKITISELGFSK; encoded by the coding sequence ATGAATAAGGAGCTTGAACTGGTAGAATCAATGGATAAACTTAGCGATTTAATGAGAAAATTCCAAACACAACTTCGAACAGGAGATTTAAAAGAATACACACTACGACAATTGTACTACATAGAATTAATCGATAAAAACCAGGGGATAAGCGTTTCTGAACTAGCAAAAAAACTGCATGTTAAAAAGTCAACAGTATCCATAGCCATCAACCAGTTAATCGATCTGGGGATTGTAATCAAAATTCAATCCAACTCTGATAAACGTTTCTATTCCCTTCAATTAACATCTAAGGGTAATCAAATAATGGAAATGCACAAACAAGTCCATAAAAATACTATAAAAAAGATTTCCAAGATTTTAAACCCTGAAGAAGTCGAAAATTTCGTGAAGATAGTAAATAAAATAACCATTTCCGAATTAGGATTTTCAAAATAA
- a CDS encoding single-stranded DNA-binding protein (PFAM: Replication factor-A C terminal domain; OB-fold nucleic acid binding domain): MREMSQEIKDEYEKIKDKISYEDFQKKMEEYKKENADVSFIDDISIAHMVVGDYITEKNEPTEEVKDLWKIKDLETGKQHINLLGRVMSISNVKKFTSKKGREGKLANLILADETGRIRVVFWTENIKLMDKFHEGDVVQINDVEVKQGFRDDETHLNIQSSLEKMNPTDYPNLPPYNDKITPLSEIKGDMEVNVVARVVRIPRIRSFDRNGRDGKVASLELQDKSGSIQFTLWNKDTNLIEDLDLKEGDAIKVLGAQGRARNGEVSLNHSWIGRIVKGDFDVPEYHEDILKIGDAHEMRNVTIIGLVSKVYDTITFERDDGSTGKVKSMELEDDTGAIRLTLWNEDTEIDVKKGDILKIIGGNIEFDDYSGTNYRVNTNWNTKLITNPPIDQDMKDTLNEVGKYLTPMKISDLNKIEEDGEEVDVIGRVVNLYEPNEFQRDDGTTGMVRTAEIADDSGMVRVSLWDNKAEHEMKEGDTLKIENARTRLGDYQVDLSVGKTSRLLEPTEEEIKDLPSLKDVESMIYQRKKIKELAEGDRDVSIFGRILSMGEPTQFTKSDGSAGIVRSMDIADDTGVVRASLWDDKANTSFKEGEAVKIENPRVNLRNDRVELSVGRTTIITKPDEEETSVPSLDEIEGKLYPSKNIGDIEEGDQSIKVTGEVVDIRGNKILFEMCPNCNKRVNWAEDGYICDICGEKIEKPNMLMIISLMLEDDTGTISITFFRKAAEEVLDMTTAEAEEIIATTGDEGSLEEKVGDLVGRHITVIADASFDEYNEEVRLNARKMVDVKL; encoded by the coding sequence ATGAGGGAAATGAGCCAAGAGATAAAGGATGAATATGAGAAAATCAAAGACAAAATCTCATATGAAGACTTCCAGAAAAAGATGGAAGAATATAAGAAAGAAAACGCAGATGTAAGCTTTATTGACGATATTAGCATAGCCCATATGGTGGTAGGAGACTATATTACCGAAAAAAACGAACCCACTGAAGAAGTAAAGGATTTATGGAAGATAAAAGATTTAGAAACAGGTAAACAACATATAAATCTACTGGGAAGGGTAATGAGCATTTCCAATGTTAAGAAATTCACCAGTAAGAAAGGTAGGGAAGGAAAACTGGCAAATTTGATCCTTGCAGATGAGACCGGCAGAATAAGAGTTGTTTTTTGGACGGAAAACATTAAATTAATGGATAAATTCCATGAAGGAGATGTGGTCCAAATCAATGATGTTGAAGTGAAGCAAGGATTCAGGGATGATGAAACCCACCTTAACATACAATCCTCCCTGGAAAAAATGAACCCAACAGATTACCCCAATTTACCCCCATATAACGATAAAATAACTCCATTAAGTGAAATTAAAGGAGATATGGAGGTAAACGTTGTTGCACGTGTAGTTAGAATTCCTAGGATAAGATCCTTTGATCGTAATGGCAGAGATGGTAAAGTAGCATCACTGGAGTTGCAGGACAAGAGCGGTAGTATACAATTCACCCTGTGGAACAAAGACACCAACCTCATCGAGGATCTGGATCTAAAAGAAGGGGACGCTATCAAGGTACTGGGAGCTCAGGGCAGAGCCCGTAATGGAGAAGTATCCTTAAACCACTCCTGGATCGGTAGAATAGTGAAAGGAGACTTTGACGTTCCAGAATACCATGAAGATATTCTCAAAATCGGAGACGCCCATGAAATGAGGAACGTTACCATTATAGGCTTGGTTAGTAAGGTTTACGATACCATAACCTTCGAACGAGATGATGGAAGTACCGGAAAAGTAAAATCCATGGAATTAGAGGATGATACCGGCGCTATTCGCCTTACCCTATGGAATGAAGACACTGAAATCGATGTTAAAAAGGGGGACATCCTGAAAATCATCGGAGGTAACATTGAATTCGATGATTACTCCGGTACCAATTACCGGGTGAACACCAACTGGAACACCAAACTCATCACCAACCCCCCAATTGACCAGGACATGAAAGACACCCTGAATGAAGTTGGTAAATACCTCACACCAATGAAAATCAGTGATTTAAATAAAATAGAAGAAGATGGAGAAGAAGTAGACGTTATTGGACGTGTGGTTAACCTCTACGAGCCCAACGAGTTTCAGCGAGACGATGGCACCACTGGCATGGTGAGAACTGCAGAAATTGCCGATGACTCAGGAATGGTGCGAGTTTCACTATGGGATAATAAAGCAGAACATGAAATGAAAGAGGGAGATACTCTGAAAATTGAGAATGCACGCACCCGCCTGGGAGATTACCAGGTGGATCTCAGTGTAGGTAAAACTTCCCGATTACTTGAACCTACAGAAGAGGAGATAAAAGACCTGCCATCTCTAAAAGATGTTGAATCAATGATCTATCAGCGTAAAAAGATCAAAGAGCTGGCTGAAGGCGACCGGGATGTGAGTATATTCGGCAGGATTTTAAGTATGGGAGAACCAACCCAGTTCACCAAAAGTGATGGCAGCGCAGGCATAGTCCGTTCCATGGATATTGCTGATGATACCGGAGTGGTTCGAGCTTCACTCTGGGATGACAAGGCCAACACATCCTTTAAAGAAGGTGAGGCCGTCAAAATCGAGAATCCAAGGGTTAACCTGCGAAATGATCGTGTCGAACTCAGTGTAGGTAGAACAACCATCATAACTAAGCCAGATGAAGAGGAAACATCCGTTCCCAGTTTGGATGAGATAGAAGGAAAATTATATCCCTCCAAAAATATTGGAGATATTGAAGAAGGGGACCAGAGTATAAAGGTAACTGGAGAAGTGGTAGACATCCGTGGTAACAAGATACTCTTTGAAATGTGCCCCAACTGTAATAAACGAGTTAACTGGGCTGAAGATGGTTATATCTGTGACATTTGTGGTGAAAAAATCGAAAAGCCCAACATGTTGATGATTATCAGTCTCATGTTAGAGGATGACACTGGCACTATAAGTATCACCTTCTTCCGTAAAGCAGCCGAGGAAGTTCTGGACATGACCACCGCCGAAGCCGAAGAAATCATTGCCACCACTGGGGATGAGGGATCCCTGGAGGAAAAAGTGGGTGATCTGGTGGGTAGACATATCACCGTGATTGCTGATGCCAGCTTCGACGAATATAACGAGGAAGTCCGTTTAAACGCCAGAAAAATGGTGGATGTTAAACTTTAA